The segment GTCCAGATCGACGGCGAGAAGGCGTTCGTCACCAACGGGTCTCACGCTGATTCCTACGTGGTGTCGACTGTTGCTGCCGACCCGGGCGCTCCGCTCGGCGAGTTCTCGTGTGTGCTCGTGCCCGCCGACCTGCAGGGTGTGGAGTGGTCCGGCACCTGGGACGGCGTCGGCATGCGTGGCAATTCCTCCCGCCGGATGCTCATGCGGCAGGTCCGGGTAGGCCCGGACAACCTGCTCGGATCCTCCGGCGACCAGATTTGGTACGTCTTCGAGGTTGTCGCGCCCTTCTTCCTCATCGCGATGGCGGGCACGTACCTCGGGGTCGCGCAGGCCTCCCTGGATGTGGCGGTGACGCATCTGCAAGGGCGGCGCCACGACCACACGGGGCAGTCGCTCGGGGCACAACCCTTGCTGCAGCACCGCCTCGGAGAGCTGTGGGCGCAGGTGGAGCGGACCCGGCGGCTGGTGTACTGGGCGGCCAGCGAGGCAGATGCCGGGGGCGCGACCACGCTGCCGGCGCTCGCCGCTGCCAAGGCAGAGGTGGCGGACTGTGCGGTGAACGTGACGAACCAGGCCATGACACTGGTGGGAGGCATCGGGTACCGCGACCGGTCCCCGCTGGAGCGGCACCTGCGCGATGCGCGCGCGGCTCACGTCATGAGTCCCACGACAGACCTGCTGCGCAGCTGGACCGGGCGCGCCGTGCTGGGCCTGCCCCTCCTCGGCGAGTGACTCCCAGTGCCGGCTCCTACGCGCTGGTCGCCCTGTCCGCCGACCAGCTGGCGGCCCTTGGCGCACTGCCGGGCGCGCGGGCGCTGACAGCCGCCGAAGCCCTGGCAAGCGGCCCGTCCGAGCACGAGCGATTGACCTGTGTTGTCGTGGGCAGCGAGAACGCAGAACCGGTCCTGCTCGCCCAAGCGGCGCACCGGTTCGCCCCCGCAGCTGCGGTGGTGCTACTCACCACCGGCCAGAGCGAGGACCAGGTGCGTCGCGCGGTGACCTACGCGCCCGGTGTCCCACTGGACCTTCTTGTACTCGGTCCCGACGCGGAGCTCCTCGACGAGGTCACCC is part of the Motilibacter aurantiacus genome and harbors:
- a CDS encoding acyl-CoA dehydrogenase family protein → MPSVPASTAEAVARASQVARDVAAPLAAHTDAGNWPEEALRSLQRDGLAGLVAPRSVGGSGLGLRALAEVCEALGRACASTAICFGMHAVGTAVVAAKATERQAKEFLVPIAAGEHLTTLALSEPGTGSQFWLPQTRAVRTDGGVQIDGEKAFVTNGSHADSYVVSTVAADPGAPLGEFSCVLVPADLQGVEWSGTWDGVGMRGNSSRRMLMRQVRVGPDNLLGSSGDQIWYVFEVVAPFFLIAMAGTYLGVAQASLDVAVTHLQGRRHDHTGQSLGAQPLLQHRLGELWAQVERTRRLVYWAASEADAGGATTLPALAAAKAEVADCAVNVTNQAMTLVGGIGYRDRSPLERHLRDARAAHVMSPTTDLLRSWTGRAVLGLPLLGE